A stretch of the Pirellulales bacterium genome encodes the following:
- a CDS encoding PEP-CTERM sorting domain-containing protein, translating into MVGDPWAIVLSGYALLPFARFFHRNLVLGITEMRLPGLQRVLRGIFLIPIFVVTHVSVVYAAPPGTLLHKFTAPDGALNVDFGYGLATTNNNAFITDQFAPGGGRTYEFDMQGDLVRTITNPGGNTSARFGDRVAVVGNYVAVSATGELTNGQSGQGSVFLFDASTGALERGINAPAGSLSFGQALAGSGNLLVVGGFGDPVNVFNADTGQVVQTLHDPTNQSEDAFGSSVLIYNQMVFVGAPQDTAHHSAGSTGVVYGFDLSTGNLLHVYGDQFNVPHGMGWTMSIVNGDLLVGDPTSQTGAAFEFDINTGAVLHQMHQPAGTGGATFGADVAAVGGLEAVGMSPSGQAPGAAYLYSSGTLVQTINSPSDGFDHDFAQTIEAWGPNLLVGDVQADAGGRGAAYLYSVPEPSSIALLIIGAIGLAAMARSRTTCVCAQRRVGTAVSCH; encoded by the coding sequence TTGGTAGGCGATCCGTGGGCGATAGTTCTTTCCGGCTACGCTCTTTTGCCGTTCGCTCGCTTCTTCCACCGCAATCTCGTACTGGGCATCACAGAAATGAGACTTCCAGGCTTGCAACGCGTACTACGCGGCATCTTTTTGATTCCGATCTTCGTGGTCACGCATGTTAGCGTCGTTTATGCAGCTCCACCGGGTACACTTTTGCACAAGTTCACGGCTCCCGATGGCGCGTTGAATGTCGATTTCGGTTACGGGCTCGCAACGACGAACAACAACGCATTTATCACCGATCAATTCGCGCCCGGCGGCGGACGTACGTATGAGTTCGACATGCAGGGCGATCTCGTTCGCACGATTACTAATCCCGGTGGCAATACGAGCGCCCGCTTCGGCGATCGTGTCGCCGTGGTGGGAAACTACGTCGCGGTGAGTGCCACCGGTGAGTTGACCAATGGTCAATCGGGCCAAGGCTCCGTCTTTCTTTTCGATGCATCAACCGGTGCACTTGAGCGGGGCATTAACGCACCCGCCGGCTCACTCTCATTTGGCCAGGCACTTGCAGGCAGTGGTAATCTTCTCGTTGTTGGCGGATTCGGTGACCCTGTTAATGTATTCAACGCCGATACAGGACAGGTCGTTCAGACGCTCCACGACCCGACGAATCAGTCAGAGGACGCCTTTGGATCCTCCGTGTTGATCTACAACCAAATGGTGTTTGTCGGCGCGCCACAGGACACGGCGCATCACAGTGCTGGAAGCACCGGAGTGGTTTATGGCTTCGATCTCAGCACTGGAAATCTACTCCACGTCTATGGAGATCAATTCAACGTCCCTCACGGCATGGGATGGACGATGAGTATTGTCAATGGAGATTTGCTGGTCGGCGACCCTACCAGCCAAACCGGCGCCGCGTTTGAATTTGACATCAACACAGGCGCTGTGCTGCATCAAATGCATCAGCCTGCCGGCACCGGCGGTGCCACCTTTGGGGCAGATGTCGCCGCCGTTGGCGGCTTGGAAGCCGTTGGTATGTCCCCGAGCGGCCAGGCGCCCGGTGCCGCCTATCTGTATAGCAGCGGCACATTGGTCCAAACGATCAATTCACCGTCCGACGGTTTCGACCACGACTTCGCGCAGACCATTGAAGCTTGGGGACCAAACCTCTTGGTCGGCGACGTTCAAGCGGATGCCGGTGGACGAGGGGCGGCCTATCTGTATTCCGTCCCCGAACCCTCCTCCATCGCACTGCTGATCATTGGAGCTATTGGCTTGGCTGCGATGGCTCGTTCCAGAACCACCTGCGTTTGCGCCCAGCGTCGAGTGGGAACGGCGGTTTCGTGCCATTAA